A part of Actinomycetota bacterium genomic DNA contains:
- a CDS encoding STAS domain-containing protein, whose amino-acid sequence MAKDNGSVSMGRGDFDALLAALDRIAAGEYSERVSVDTADEGIARLRDAFNAALQSVDDHLGEDREATMNLALGMAECFNVLGEVRRGNLAARVGEDLLTREDDLISSFGRALNDTIADIEAQIATIQRQEDTQAAMEHLVRQLQTPILQLWDDVLALPVIGMVDSRRSAEMMGSLLDEIMRRRCKYVILDITGVEIVDTRTADHFVKVMKSAELLGARCVMTGIRPAVAQTLVELGVDLTSINTLRNLQEGLRFCLREMEQSRAGGRLAAEG is encoded by the coding sequence ATGGCCAAGGACAACGGGTCCGTCTCGATGGGCAGGGGCGACTTCGACGCCCTGCTGGCCGCGCTCGACCGCATCGCCGCGGGCGAGTACAGCGAGCGCGTGAGCGTCGACACGGCCGATGAGGGGATCGCGCGCCTGCGCGACGCGTTCAACGCCGCCCTGCAGTCGGTCGACGACCACCTCGGCGAGGACCGTGAGGCGACGATGAACCTCGCGCTGGGTATGGCCGAGTGCTTCAACGTGCTCGGCGAGGTGCGGCGCGGGAACCTTGCGGCGCGGGTCGGCGAGGACCTGCTCACGCGCGAGGACGACCTGATCTCGAGCTTCGGGCGCGCGCTGAACGACACGATCGCCGACATCGAGGCGCAGATCGCGACCATCCAGCGCCAGGAGGACACGCAGGCGGCGATGGAGCATCTCGTGCGCCAGCTGCAGACGCCGATCCTCCAGCTGTGGGACGACGTGCTCGCCCTGCCGGTCATCGGCATGGTCGACTCGCGCCGCAGCGCGGAGATGATGGGATCACTGCTCGACGAGATCATGCGGCGCCGCTGCAAGTACGTGATCCTCGACATCACCGGCGTCGAGATCGTCGACACGCGCACGGCGGACCACTTCGTGAAGGTCATGAAGTCCGCCGAGCTGCTCGGCGCGCGCTGCGTGATGACCGGCATCCGCCCGGCCGTCGCTCAGACGCTCGTGGAGCTCGGGGTCGACCTCACCTCGATCAACACCCTGCGCAACCTGCAGGAGGGCCTGCGCTTCTGCCTGCGCGAGATGGA
- a CDS encoding sulfurtransferase TusA family protein, producing the protein MATKQVDARGLRCPQPVLKITTAMPDMQPGDIMEVSADCATFDEDVRKWCDRMGKTLLAITKEGEMSVAQIRF; encoded by the coding sequence ATGGCTACGAAGCAGGTCGACGCGAGGGGGCTGCGGTGCCCGCAGCCGGTGCTGAAGATCACCACGGCGATGCCCGACATGCAGCCCGGCGACATCATGGAGGTCTCTGCGGACTGCGCGACGTTCGACGAGGACGTCCGCAAATGGTGCGACCGGATGGGCAAGACCCTGCTCGCCATCACCAAGGAGGGCGAGATGTCGGTCGCCCAGATCCGGTTCTGA